From the Arthrobacter sp. PM3 genome, one window contains:
- the mtrA gene encoding MtrAB system response regulator MtrA translates to MKARILVVDDDEALAEMIGIVLRNDGFEPVFCADGGQALDVFRSAKPDLVLLDLMLPGMDGIEVCRQIRAESDVPIVMLTAKADTSDVVRGLESGADDYVPKPFKPAELVARVRARLRPGDQKAPETLRIADVTIDVAGHLVSRGNDRISLTPLEFDLLVALARKPWQVFTRELLLEQVWGYRHAADTRLVNVHVQRLRSKIERDPEAPEVVLTVRGVGYKAGA, encoded by the coding sequence ATGAAGGCACGCATTCTGGTAGTGGATGATGACGAGGCGCTCGCCGAGATGATCGGTATTGTGCTGCGCAACGACGGCTTCGAGCCCGTCTTTTGCGCCGACGGCGGGCAGGCACTGGACGTGTTCCGCTCCGCCAAGCCGGACCTCGTCCTGCTCGACCTCATGCTGCCGGGGATGGACGGCATCGAGGTCTGCCGGCAGATCCGTGCCGAGTCTGACGTGCCGATCGTGATGCTGACCGCGAAGGCGGACACCTCGGACGTCGTCCGCGGCCTCGAATCGGGCGCCGATGACTATGTGCCCAAGCCCTTCAAGCCCGCTGAACTCGTCGCCCGGGTCCGGGCACGCCTCCGCCCGGGTGACCAGAAGGCGCCCGAAACGCTGCGGATCGCCGACGTCACGATCGACGTCGCCGGCCACCTGGTCAGCCGCGGCAACGACCGGATCTCCCTGACGCCGCTCGAATTCGACCTCCTCGTTGCCCTGGCCCGCAAGCCGTGGCAGGTCTTCACCCGGGAGCTGCTCCTGGAGCAGGTCTGGGGCTACCGGCACGCCGCCGACACCCGGCTGGTCAACGTCCACGTCCAGCGGCTGAGGTCCAAGATCGAACGCGACCCGGAAGCCCCCGAAGTTGTATTGACGGTCCGTGGTGTCGGCTATAAAGCAGGAGCCTGA
- a CDS encoding DUF4166 domain-containing protein: MNTPIYERALGRDFARLQPELQAYFSLAPGSGHYGVGEGVFDVVGCRQAWLRPLLRLTAGEQAFFPEYGEGIRFRIENHAHLDPFGRSSLTARREIFFPGTTRLFQDTTSLDGAGGRSGLVDYVGRFRRLVTDLNLSVTPEGRLRGVSEASRLFAGPLRIPLPAALDAKAYAEQWWEPDNGGRHRIQVKVIQPQLGLVLVYAGRFDYRLEPYPGGVTAPGHLPGYARPDRWERRV; this comes from the coding sequence GTGAACACCCCGATCTACGAACGCGCCCTGGGCAGGGACTTTGCCCGGCTGCAACCCGAACTCCAAGCCTACTTCTCCCTGGCGCCGGGCTCCGGCCACTACGGGGTGGGCGAAGGCGTGTTCGACGTCGTCGGCTGCCGCCAGGCCTGGCTGCGTCCCCTCCTGCGGCTCACCGCCGGCGAACAGGCCTTCTTTCCCGAGTACGGCGAGGGCATCCGTTTCCGGATCGAGAACCACGCCCACCTTGACCCCTTCGGCAGGTCCAGCCTGACCGCCCGGCGGGAAATCTTCTTCCCGGGGACCACCCGGCTGTTCCAGGACACCACCAGCCTTGACGGAGCGGGAGGCAGGTCCGGGCTCGTGGACTACGTCGGCCGGTTCCGGCGGCTCGTCACGGACCTCAACCTCAGCGTCACGCCGGAAGGCCGGCTCCGCGGCGTGTCCGAGGCCTCCCGGCTGTTCGCGGGACCCTTGCGGATTCCGCTGCCGGCGGCCCTGGACGCCAAGGCCTACGCCGAGCAGTGGTGGGAACCGGACAACGGCGGCCGGCACCGGATCCAGGTCAAGGTGATCCAGCCCCAGCTCGGCCTCGTGCTGGTGTACGCCGGCCGTTTCGACTACCGGCTCGAGCCCTACCCCGGCGGAGTCACGGCGCCCGGGCACCTGCCCGGCTACGCCCGGCCGGACCGCTGGGAGCGCCGGGTCTGA
- a CDS encoding chorismate mutase: MTEQNLNLPDTDSYDPAASSLAGSVDPAVMAELLSIRSSIDNIDATLVFLLAERFKATQKVGFLKAAHQLPAGDPGRETAQIARLRHLAAEAHLDPAFAEKFLNFIIGEVIRHHEAIAEDHQAAVQAAGATDAVRAADA, translated from the coding sequence ATGACCGAGCAGAACCTCAATCTTCCTGACACCGATTCCTACGACCCGGCAGCCAGTTCGCTGGCCGGTTCCGTGGACCCCGCGGTGATGGCGGAGCTGTTGTCGATCCGCTCCAGCATCGACAACATCGATGCCACCCTCGTCTTCCTCCTCGCCGAACGCTTCAAGGCCACGCAGAAGGTGGGCTTCCTCAAGGCCGCGCACCAGCTCCCCGCGGGGGACCCGGGCCGTGAAACGGCGCAGATCGCGCGGCTGCGGCACCTCGCCGCCGAGGCGCACCTGGACCCTGCCTTCGCCGAGAAGTTCCTGAACTTCATCATCGGCGAGGTCATCCGCCACCACGAGGCCATCGCCGAGGACCACCAGGCCGCCGTCCAGGCCGCCGGCGCGACGGACGCCGTCCGCGCCGCCGACGCGTAG
- a CDS encoding ABC transporter ATP-binding protein: MTTNIDKPARDAGPVLDIDRLKVTFATDAGDVYAVKDVSLEVNPGEVVAIVGESGSGKTVTAKTILGLLPETATSQGAVLINGNNVISVSEAKLREIRGRDVAMVFQEPSTALNPVYTVGWQIAEGIRAHADAASGNKVSAKEAKARAIEALRKVGIPDPETRVNYYPHQFSGGQKQRVVIAAALALNPGLIVADEPTTALDVTVQAEILELLRDLRDKYGTSIVLITHNMGVVADLADRVVVMYQGDVVEEATSRVLFAQPKEDYTRKLLAAVPHLGRNSASEGMTERAHQGGKVLVEAKDLTIEYPGRLGSPAFKAVDGVSFTVSEGEVFGLVGESGSGKTTIGRAIAGLNRTTGGSLKVLGYEMLNFKERTFKPLRKEIGFVFQDPAASFNPQLTIGDCVAEPLLIHANPSPAEARKRVGELLESVQLPASFADRFPHELSGGQRQRASLARALILNPKLLIADEPTSALDVSVQAVVLELFKDIQEEFGFAALFISHDLAVVDMLSTWVGVLYKGKMVEQGLGSQVMGNPQHDYTKKLIASLPVPDPDEQARRREAFRAVLHS; encoded by the coding sequence ATGACCACCAACATTGACAAGCCGGCCAGGGACGCAGGCCCGGTCCTGGACATCGACCGCCTCAAGGTCACCTTCGCCACCGACGCCGGGGACGTGTACGCCGTCAAGGACGTCAGCCTCGAGGTCAACCCCGGCGAGGTTGTCGCCATTGTGGGCGAATCCGGGTCCGGCAAGACCGTGACGGCCAAGACCATCCTGGGCCTGCTGCCGGAGACGGCGACCAGCCAGGGCGCAGTCCTGATCAACGGCAACAACGTCATTAGCGTCAGCGAAGCCAAGTTGCGGGAGATCCGCGGACGCGACGTCGCCATGGTGTTCCAGGAACCGTCCACCGCCCTCAACCCGGTCTACACCGTCGGCTGGCAGATTGCCGAGGGCATCCGGGCGCACGCCGACGCCGCGAGCGGGAACAAGGTCTCGGCCAAGGAGGCGAAAGCGCGGGCCATCGAAGCCCTCCGGAAAGTGGGCATCCCGGATCCGGAAACCCGGGTCAACTACTACCCCCACCAGTTCTCGGGCGGCCAGAAGCAGCGCGTCGTCATTGCTGCCGCACTGGCCCTGAACCCGGGACTTATCGTGGCCGACGAACCGACCACGGCCCTGGACGTCACGGTCCAGGCCGAGATCCTGGAACTGCTGCGGGACCTGCGCGACAAGTACGGGACATCCATCGTGCTGATCACCCACAACATGGGCGTGGTCGCCGACCTCGCCGACCGCGTGGTGGTCATGTACCAGGGTGACGTCGTGGAGGAAGCGACCTCGCGGGTGCTGTTCGCCCAGCCCAAGGAGGACTACACCCGTAAGCTGCTCGCCGCCGTCCCGCACCTGGGCCGCAATTCCGCATCGGAGGGCATGACCGAACGCGCCCACCAGGGCGGCAAGGTGCTGGTCGAGGCCAAAGACCTGACCATCGAGTACCCGGGCCGGCTGGGCAGCCCGGCCTTCAAAGCGGTCGACGGCGTCAGCTTCACAGTGTCCGAAGGCGAAGTCTTCGGCCTGGTGGGGGAGTCCGGGTCCGGCAAGACCACGATCGGCCGGGCCATCGCCGGGCTGAACCGGACCACGGGCGGCAGCCTCAAGGTGCTGGGCTACGAAATGCTGAACTTCAAGGAACGGACCTTCAAGCCGCTGCGCAAGGAGATCGGCTTCGTGTTCCAGGACCCGGCAGCCTCGTTCAACCCGCAGCTGACCATCGGCGACTGCGTGGCCGAACCGCTGCTCATCCACGCGAACCCTTCCCCGGCCGAGGCGCGCAAACGGGTCGGTGAGCTGCTCGAATCGGTGCAGCTTCCGGCGTCGTTCGCTGACCGGTTTCCGCATGAACTCTCCGGCGGGCAGCGCCAGCGCGCTTCCCTGGCGCGGGCGCTCATCCTGAACCCCAAGCTGCTCATCGCCGATGAGCCGACGTCGGCCCTGGACGTGTCCGTGCAGGCCGTGGTGCTGGAACTGTTCAAGGACATCCAGGAGGAGTTCGGCTTCGCGGCCCTCTTCATCAGCCACGACCTCGCCGTCGTGGACATGCTCTCCACCTGGGTCGGGGTGCTCTACAAGGGCAAGATGGTGGAGCAGGGCCTCGGCAGCCAGGTCATGGGCAACCCTCAGCACGACTACACGAAGAAACTCATCGCCTCGCTGCCCGTTCCGGACCCCGACGAACAGGCCCGCCGGCGCGAGGCCTTCCGGGCCGTGCTCCACAGCTGA
- a CDS encoding ABC transporter permease: MNASTVSGRKQPLMYRLPVISHFRSSVGLQRGMLVTGLVLTVVFLLTAALAPWIAPYGFAQLSDAAGTFPAQAPPSPAHIWGTTVAGYDVYSRVLWGAQTAFVVIVVAVVMSIFLGVALGLLSGYFGGWLDRALVVIADAIYAFPSLLLAIVMSIVINHGQSSFWGGIVACSISISVVFVPQYFRVIRAETIRLKAEPYVESAKVVGASSVRIMGRHIFKNATRTLPLIFTLNASEAILTLAGLGFLGFGIEPSSAAEWGYDLNKAIADASSGIWWTGVYPGTAIVLTVLGLTLVGESINDLNDPRLRGRRKAAAGKGGPDSTAGTQAALEAESRVL, translated from the coding sequence ATGAATGCAAGCACAGTAAGCGGGCGCAAGCAGCCCCTCATGTACCGGCTGCCGGTGATCTCGCACTTTCGGTCGAGCGTCGGGCTGCAGCGCGGCATGCTCGTCACCGGCCTGGTGCTGACCGTCGTCTTCCTGCTGACGGCGGCACTGGCACCGTGGATCGCACCCTACGGCTTCGCCCAGCTCAGCGACGCGGCCGGAACGTTCCCGGCCCAGGCTCCGCCCAGCCCGGCCCACATCTGGGGAACCACCGTGGCCGGCTATGACGTCTATTCCCGCGTGCTCTGGGGCGCGCAGACGGCGTTTGTCGTGATCGTCGTGGCCGTCGTGATGTCGATCTTCCTGGGCGTCGCACTCGGCCTGCTGAGCGGCTACTTCGGCGGCTGGCTGGACCGGGCGCTCGTCGTGATCGCCGACGCGATCTACGCTTTCCCGTCCCTTCTGCTGGCCATCGTGATGTCGATCGTCATCAATCATGGACAGTCCAGTTTCTGGGGCGGCATCGTTGCGTGCTCCATCTCCATTTCGGTCGTCTTCGTCCCGCAGTACTTCCGCGTGATCCGGGCCGAGACCATCCGGCTGAAGGCGGAGCCGTACGTCGAGTCTGCCAAGGTGGTGGGTGCGTCCAGCGTCCGCATCATGGGCCGGCACATCTTCAAGAACGCCACCCGCACGTTGCCGCTGATTTTCACGCTGAATGCCTCGGAGGCGATCCTGACCCTGGCCGGGCTCGGCTTCCTGGGCTTCGGCATCGAACCGTCCTCCGCTGCCGAATGGGGCTACGACCTCAACAAGGCCATCGCGGATGCTTCCTCGGGCATCTGGTGGACGGGCGTGTACCCCGGTACGGCGATCGTCCTGACCGTCCTTGGACTGACCCTGGTGGGCGAGAGCATCAACGACCTTAACGATCCCCGCCTCCGGGGCCGCAGGAAGGCAGCCGCCGGCAAGGGCGGACCCGATTCAACCGCCGGCACCCAGGCTGCACTCGAAGCAGAATCGAGAGTTCTATGA